In Kordiimonas sp. SCSIO 12610, the following are encoded in one genomic region:
- a CDS encoding MAPEG family protein: MNTIYMYLGLSGVLTLLLWTPYIVARMFAWGIPTFLNNYPEGFPEKAPAQPLWAARAQRAHLNMVETMPAFIAVTLAATGLLAGNAEAIATVSSFAQLFFFARLAHAVVYILGIPFLRTPVYLVSWFAILAIAVQFI, translated from the coding sequence ATGAATACTATCTATATGTATCTAGGACTAAGTGGTGTTTTAACCCTATTACTTTGGACACCATATATTGTGGCACGCATGTTTGCCTGGGGTATACCAACCTTTCTTAATAATTACCCAGAAGGCTTCCCAGAGAAAGCACCGGCACAGCCTTTATGGGCCGCCAGAGCACAGAGAGCACATTTAAACATGGTTGAAACCATGCCGGCCTTTATTGCTGTTACACTTGCAGCAACAGGTCTTTTAGCTGGCAATGCAGAAGCAATCGCCACAGTCAGTAGCTTTGCACAACTCTTCTTCTTTGCACGCCTCGCGCATGCAGTTGTTTATATTCTCGGGATTCCATTCCTGCGCACCCCTGTTTACCTGGTTTCCTGGTTTGCGATCCTTGCGATTGCGGTTCAATTTATCTAA